Proteins encoded together in one Lathamus discolor isolate bLatDis1 chromosome 3, bLatDis1.hap1, whole genome shotgun sequence window:
- the LOC136011279 gene encoding homeobox protein vex1-like, whose product MEKGPFSVEWLAQSSCGGARSTAAAPCSPNGDICGGENAANCAASRDREAADRSSPGREAEAGAGTGRPRTKFSAAQLQELERSFREQRYIGASEKRRLAAALNLSQSQIKTWFQNRRMKFKRQTQDARLEALFSGLFLPYHCYPDIATFNCSHGTDVNITSTSPVSLHPAMPSPALLLPSVAAQSLHPALPSLALLLPSSPGLSCYSSAIPAMTLTDDHKRLRFQPYLPSC is encoded by the exons ATGGAGAAGGGGCCTTTCTCGGTGGAGTGGCTGGCCCAGAGCAGCTGCGGCGGAGCCCGGTCCACAGCcgcagctccctgctccccgAACGGGGACATCTGCGGCGGAGAGAACGCGGCCAACTGCG CCGCGAGCCGGGACCGGGAGGCCGCAGACCGCAGCAGCCCCGGGCGCGAAGCGGAGGCCGGCGCAGGGACCGGGCGGCCCCGCACCAAGTTCTCGGCCGcgcagctgcaggagctggagcgAAGCTTCCGCGAGCAGCGCTACATCGGAGCCAGCGAGAAGCGGCGGCTGGCCGCCGCGCTGAACCTCTCACAGAGCCAG atcAAAACCTGGTTCCAGAATCGTCGTATGAAGTTTAAACGTCAGACTCAAGATGCCAGATTGGAAGCTCTTTTCTCAGGCTTGTTTTTGCCGTATCATTGTTACCCAGATATTGCTACATTCAACTGTTCTCATGGGACGGATGTCAACATCACTTCTACCTCTCCAGTTTCCCTTCACCCAGCTATGCCAAGCCCTGCCTTGTTGTTACCTTCTGTTGCAGCTCAGTCTCTTCACCCGGCTTTGCCAAGTCTGGCATTACTATTGCCTTCCAGCCCAGGATTATCTTGTTACTCCTCTGCAATTCCAGCAATGACTCTAACTGATGACCATAAAAGACTGAGGTTCCAGCCATACCTTCCTTCCTGTTAA
- the LOC136011280 gene encoding homeobox protein vent1-like, whose protein sequence is MSQAHLPSAEIKPQGVRPHICCAPPPRPPTSLGSTPLAVRAEPRRGGPQPSQPKDSKTCAAEHGRDSPREPTDGCLSEPAPDSGWLSADESSGYESESAGGERAAAAAEGESRGRQRRARTAFTSDQVCRLEKTFQRQKYLGASERRKLAAALQLSEIQIKTWFQNRRMKLKRQIQDNHHSLVAPAPLYSFPPATSPALFQDGFLYPFAAQHQRLLPFAPVPAVQFGFSFPRYDASQSTYHFMANELPYYHRHFLPHPSFHPVTQNKMDKQCHPVYAL, encoded by the exons ATGAGCCAGGCCCACCTCCCTTCCGCTGAGATCAAGCCCCAAGGGGTCAGGCCTCACATCTGCTGCGCACCTCCTCCACGCCCCCCCACTTCCCTCGGCAGTACCCCACTCGCGGTCAGAGCCGAGCCCAGACGGGGCGGGCCGCAGCCAAGCCAGCCGAAGGACAGTAAGACCTGCGCAGCCGAGCACGGCCGAGACAGCCCCCGAGAGCCTACCGACGGGTGCCTGTCGGAGCCAG CCCCCGACAGCGGCTGGCTGAGCGCCGACGAGTCCTCGGGCTACGAGAGCGAGAGCGCGGGAGGGGAGCGCGCTGCTGCGGCGGCTGAGGGGGAAAGCCgcgggcggcagcggcgggcgCGGACCGCCTTCACCTCGGACCAGGTCTGCCGGCTGGAGAAGACCTTCCAGCGCCAGAAGTACCTGGGGGCCTCGGAGCGGAGGAAGCTAGCGGCTGCCTTGCAGCTCTCAGAGATCCAG ATCAAGACCTGGTTTCAGAACAGGAGGATGAAGCTGAAAAGGCAGATACAGGACAACCATCACAGCCTCGTGGCTCCTGCTCCACTCTACAGCTTCCCCCCGGCCACCTCCCCGGCTCTGTTCCAGGATGGGTTCCTCTACCCCtttgctgctcagcaccagAGACTCTTGCCTTTTGCCCCGGTGCCTGCTGTGCAGTTCGGCTTCTCCTTTCCCAGATATGATGCATCGCAAAGTACCTACCACTTCATGGCAAATGAGCTGCCCTACTACCATCGACACTTTCTCCctcatccttccttccatccagtTACTCAGAACAAAATGGACAAACAGTGTCACCCTGTATATGCATTATAG